Proteins from a single region of Takifugu rubripes chromosome 4, fTakRub1.2, whole genome shotgun sequence:
- the arhgap22a gene encoding rho GTPase-activating protein 22 isoform X5, with protein MATVVENTQGIFRAMKLSRTLLTSTKESVLTARSKSMVLGELSRLSRPCSPLDQEKPLKEGWLKRQRSIMKNWQLRWFVLRADALYFYKDQDETKAQGCIPLQGSRVNELSANQDEPGRHLFEMVPEKDRTGTSHESFLLMANSQTDMEEWIRAIRRAIWAPLGGAIFGQHLEETMLYEAQCGSQRLVPALVEKCVCFIREHGLKEEGLFRAPGQNNHVRELQGAFDRGEKLVFDSSTDVHTVASLLKLYIRELPEPIVPFSKYTQFLSCAQILPKDTEMGTIELSKQVKSLPQVNYNLLKYICKFLDEVQSHSDDNKMSVQNLATVFGPNILRPRVEDPVTMMEGSSQVQHLMTVLISEHNGLYQDEESQPDTQLVRQQSNGQRCKVEWLPQEVPHPLSLSAGSKTPDDKPESSTLAESTRTDSATVLDKGEEGQSGGKDKRKKEESLEGKAESKTEGGVEVSPSKQTKAQPSWKTSFMSGAASGGPRAKIGGSAGDVSAAGGSNWLMNGLSSLRAHRRTTSSGERLKDSTASLKDSTLSLKEACLKDMQRDSDEDSPKMSLSHKALQHRLSAYDNVGPSTLSLPADSSTIWTSYEISLAEPQGSNKAVKQEKTPELMENKGGLDHGGGEDNHVLANEDLATMLTELKQELKKQRSSYESCIRKRILLTVPFTNEPP; from the exons ATGGCCACAGTTGTGGAGAATACACAGGGCATTTTCAGAGCCATGAAGCTATCCAGGACTCTTCTGACCAGCACCAAAGAAAGTGTACTAACAG caCGGTCCAAGAGCATGGTGCTGGGCGAGCTGTCTCGGCTCTCCAGGCCCTGCTCTCCTCTGGATCAGGAGAAGCCTCTGAAGGAGGGCTGGTTGAAGAGGCAGCGGAGTATCATGAAAAACTGGCAGCTGCGCTGGTTTGTCCTGAGAGCGGATGCTCTTTATTTCTACAAGGACCAGGATGAAACCAAGGCACAG GGTTGTATTCCTCTCCAGGGCAGTCGGGTCAATGAGCTGTCTGCCAATCAGGACGAGCCTGGACGTCACCTTTTTGAAATGGTTCCAG AAAAGGATCGAACAGGTACGAGTCATGAATCCTTTCTGCTGATGGCTAACTCTCAGACTGACATGGAGGAGTGGATCAGAGCCATTCGCAGAGCCATCTGGGCCCCTCTTGGAGGAG CCATTTTTGGGCAGCACCTGGAGGAGACCATGTTGTACGAGGCCCAGTGTGGCTCTCAGCGTCTGGTCCCTGCGCTTGTGGAGAAGTGTGTCTGTTTCATACGTGAACATGGGCTCAAAGAGGAGGGTCTCTTCAGGGCCCCTGGCCAGAACAACCATGTCCGCGAGCTGCAGGGTGCATTTGACCGTGGTGAGAAGCTAGTGTTTGACAG TTCCACAGATGTCCACACGGTGGCGTCACTGCTGAAGCTGTACATACGGGAACTCCCGGAGCCAATCGTCCCATTCTCCAAGTACACTCAGTTTCTGTCCTGTGCTCAGATTCTTCCCAAGGACACAGAAATG GGCACAATAGAGCTGAGCAAACAGGTGAAATCTCTTCCTCAGGTCAACTACAACCTCCTTAAATACATCTGCAA GTTTCTGGATGAGGTCCAGTCTCATTCCGATGACAATAAAATGAGTGTTCAGAACCTAGCCACTGTGTTTGGACCCAATATCCTTCGACCCAGAGTGGAAGACCCAGTAACCATGATGGAGG gaagttcacAGGTGCAGCACCTCATGACTGTGCTGATCAGTGAACATAACGGCCTTTACCAAGACGAGGAGTCTCAACCGGATACTCAGCTTGTCCGGCAGCAAAGTAATGGCCAACGGTGCAAAGTGGAATGGCTCCCGCAAGAAGTCCCTCAtcccctgtccctctctgcTGGCTCCAAAACCCCAGATGACAAACCAGAATCATCTACCCTTGCTGAAAGTACACGGACTGATTCAGCCACAGTGTTGGATAAGGGTGAGGAAGGACAAAGTGGAGGAAAAGACAAacgaaagaaagaggagagtcTGGAGGGTAAAGCAGAAAGTAAAACTGAAGGAGGGGTGGAGGTTAGTCCCAGTAAGCAGACAAAGGCCCAGCCCTCCTGGAAAACCTCCTTCATGAGTGGCGCAGCATCTGGAGGACCGAGGGCCAAAATTGGGGGGTCAGCGGGAGATGTGTCAGCAGCGGGTGGGAGCAACTGGCTGATGAATGGCCTATCGTCCCTCCGAGCTCACAGGCGCACCACCTCCTCGGGTGAAAGACTTAAAGACTCCACTGCATCCCTGAAGGACTCCACCCTCTCCCTGAAAGAGGCCTGTCTGAAGGACATGCAGAGAGACTCTGATGAAGACTCCCCCAAAATGTCCCTGTCCCACAAAGCTCTGCAGCACCGCCTGTCTGCCTATGACAACGTTGGCCCCTCCACCCTGAGCCTCCCTGCTGACTCCTCCACCATCTGGACCTCCTATGAGATCTCATTGGCGGAGCCGCAAGGAAGCAATAAGGCCGTGAAACAAGAGAAAACCCCAGAGCTGATGGAGAACAAAGGTGGTCTGGATCACGGCGGCGGCGAGGATAATCACGTACTAGCGAATGAAGATCTCGCCACAATGCTGACAGAGCTCAAAcaggagctgaagaagcagaGGTCGAGCTACGAAAGCTGCATACGCAA ACGAATCTTGCTCACAGTACCGTTCACAAATGAACCGCCTTGA